A single region of the Tigriopus californicus strain San Diego chromosome 8, Tcal_SD_v2.1, whole genome shotgun sequence genome encodes:
- the LOC131885925 gene encoding polyadenylate-binding protein 2-like (The sequence of the model RefSeq protein was modified relative to this genomic sequence to represent the inferred CDS: added 6 bases not found in genome assembly) yields MSDDYAESGSLLEDTSVEAELSSSHDEDPELEAIKARVRQMEEEAEKLKQMQSEVDQQMVGGGGGGGLTSGAGGGSQSNLSYEEKMEVDGRSVYVGNVDYGATAEELEQHFHGCGAINRVTILCNKFDGHPKGFAYVEFTDKDSVGTAMVLDDSLFRGRQIKVMPKRTNKPGITNSHRPPRGGRGGFRGGSRGGYRGRGGFGAMRRPRYRGRGAFFSPY; encoded by the exons GACGATTACGCCGAGTCGGGCAGCCTCTTGGAGGACACTTCGGTCGAGGCCGAGTTAAGCTCATCCCACGATGAGGACCCCGAATTGGAGGCCATCAAAGCGCGCGTCCGGCAAATGGAAGAAGAGGCCGAAAAGCTCAAACAGATGCAATCCGAAGTGGACCAACAGATGGTGGGTGGGGGTGGCGGGGGCGGCCTAACCTCGGGGGCGGGCGGGGGCTCGCAAAGCAATCTGTCGTACGAAGAGAAGATGGAGGTGGACGGGCGCTCGGTCTATGTGGGCAATGTAGACTACGGCGCCACGGCCGAGGAGTTGGAACAGCATTTCCACGGCTGCGGCGCCATCAACCGTGTCACCATTTTGTGCAACAAGTTCGATGGCCATCCCAAAGGCTTTGCTTATGTCGAGTTCACGGACAAGGACTCGGTGGGCACGGCCATGGTCTTGGACGACTCGCTCTTCCGCGGACGACAGATCAAG GTGATGCCCAAACGCACGAACAAACCGGGCATAACCAACTCACATCGACCGCCTAGAGGGGGACGGGGCGGATTCCGAGGCGGTTCCAGAGGCGGATATCGAGGGCGCGGTGGGTTCGGAGCCATGCGCAGGCCGAG GTACCGAGGGCGCGGCGCCTTCTTTTCGCCTTATTAG
- the LOC131885928 gene encoding uncharacterized protein LOC131885928, which yields MANGLQTILMLSLFATVAFGLRCYSSNGQSRKSTEDGESVECRDAAGATLRYCVRFKTDSRPGKVFRECDHVYEQLFGYDTFKINGVGCWPFSTKIGDIEEKGTYCACREDNCNQGDIEDPSEIDQ from the exons ATGGCCAACGGACTGCAAACTATTCTCATGCTCTCTCTATTCGCCACTGTTG CGTTCGGACTGAGATGTTATTCCTCCAATGGTCAAAGTAGAAAGAGTACGGAAGACGGTGAATCCGTGGAATGCCGAGATGCCGCCGGGGCCACTTTGAGATACTGTGTCAGATTCAAGACAG ACTCGAGACCGGGAAAAGTGTTCAGGGAATGCGACCACGTTTATGAGCAACTATTTGGATACGACACCTTTAAAATCAATGGTGTTGGATGTTGGCCCTTCAGCACCAAAATTGGCGACATTGAGGAAAAGGGCACTTATTGCGCATGTCGCGAAGACAATTGCAACCAAGGAGACATTGAGGATCCTTCAGAGATAGATCAATAA
- the LOC131885927 gene encoding uncharacterized protein LOC131885927 encodes MNFKLQLELCLILLLHLSTNLVFGLQCYSTKFQPKEDTNDGVVVNCPPTAEHPVRHCIKFKDDTYSTYRWNEIWRDCDHTYEEIMGYDVFNSSILGCRTYTKRLVGMNTNGWFCVCDTDFCNGGITF; translated from the exons ATGAATTTTAAACTGCAACTTGAGCTGTGTTTGATTCTGTTGTTACATCTGTCCACAAACTTAG TATTTGGATTACAATGCTACTCGACCAAATTTCAACCCAAAGAAGACACCAATGATGGCGTTGTAGTGAATTGTCCACCAACAGCCGAGCATCCCGTGCGACATTGTATCAAATTTAAAGACGACACCTATTCGA CATATCGATGGAACGAGATCTGGCGAGACTGTGACCACACCTACGAGGAGATCATGGGCTACGACGTGTTTAACTCCTCCATTTTGGGTTGCCGCACTTACACCAAACGATTGGTGGGCATGAACACCAACGGTTGGTTTTGCGTTTGTGACACGGATTTTTGTAACGGCGGCATCACATTTTAA
- the LOC131885914 gene encoding uncharacterized protein LOC131885914 — translation MDVYVQESMWEAVFPLLDQHFFQLVPGHLYEQFLDHVLCALEVAGHYDYVGKQLMQYIILFFPKHTRRFRAQRYVDRVLMPTISCLIKCSQIEELYLEKADSPAITTYLLAHILKFMNRLRVLALPKQCDDDVASIVGINCPKLESVVLTGTAITNVGLSWLLCCRKLHTIIMQGFFQGVSPKGVALLLNGLPGLRHVIYDVMSDVLTYIDFNTCEAVFPQFSLKTMLFHSMELLSSNHLELVTKLCPQIEWLSLDSALFYNLEGLGLLPRMRLLRLNYKSRPVDQTVVDFVSLNGHNIVTLHLLEVKDLSLEDLYLTIGQCLNLETLVLCDCSVKPDWDQPVRYNRQSPLSTSVDHLQLFSLQILPGQLVNFIALFRDLQILETDRCELDLNQIKCVLLDQNELHTFRCTQWSHTSAQNLTNLQMAFRNCKLQMDRQEFAFEEDFNQTMAATLLSEYAGFSPLVNFDTIST, via the exons ATGGACGTGTACGTGCAAGAATCCATGTGGGAGGCCGTGTTCCCGTTGTTAGACCAGCACTTTTTCCAACTGGTTCCCGGCCACTTGTACGAGCAGTTCCTGGACCACGTTTTGTGCGCTTTGGAAGTGGCCGGCCATTACGATTATGTGGGCAAACAGCTCATGCAATACATCATCCTGTTCTTTCCTAAGCACACCCGCCGATTCCGGGCTCAGCGCTATGTGGACCGGGTGTTGATGCCCACCATCTCGTGTCTCATCAAATGCAGTCAGATCGAGGAGTTGTATTTGGAGAAGGCCGATAGTCCGGCCATCACGACTTATCTCTTGGCTCACATCCTAAAGTTCATGAATCGCTTGCGGGTCCTGGCCCTGCCCAAGCAATGCGACGATGACGTGGCCTCGATTGTGGG gatcAATTGTCCTAAGTTGGAGAGTGTGGTGCTCACGGGCACGGCTATCACCAATGTGGGACTCTCGTGGTTGTTGTGTTGCCGCAAATTGCATACCATTATCATGCAAG GTTTCTTCCAAGGAGTCAGCCCCAAAGGCGTGGCTCTCTTACTGAATGGTCTGCCTGGTTTGCGCCACGTCATCTACGATGTCATGTCCGACGTGCTCACGTACATCGATTTCAACACGTGCGAAGCGGTATTCCCACAGTTCAGTCTGAAAACAATGCTGTTCCACTCTATGGAGCTCTTGTCCTCCAACCATTTGGAACTGGTGACTAAACTCTGTCCTCAGATTGAATGGCTCTCTTTGGACTCGGCCCTCTTTTACAATCTCGAAGGTTTGGGTCTCCTACCCCGCATGCGGCTTCTCCGACTCAACTACAAAAGCCGACCCGTGGATCAGACGGTGGTAGATTTCGTCAGTCTCAACGGACATAACATCGTTACCCTCCATTTGCTTGAGGTCAAGGACCTGAGCTTGGAAGACCTCTACCTCACTATCGGACAGTGCTTAAACTTGGAGACGTTGGTGTTGTGCGATTGCTCGGTCAAACCGGATTGGGACCAACCCGTGCGATACAACCGTCAGAGTCCCCTGTCGACCTCGGTGGACCATTTGCAATTGTTCTCACTGCAGATTCTCCCCGGACAATTGGTCAATTTCATAGCTTTGTTCCGGGACCTGCAAATCCTCGAGACGGATCGTTGTGAGCTGGACCTGAACCAGATCAAGTGCGTGCTCTTGGATCAGAATGAATTGCATACCTTCCGATGCACCCAATGGTCTCATACCTCGGCTCAGAATCTGACCAATCTTCAGATGGCGTTTCGCAATTGCAAGTTGCAAATGGATCGGCAGGAATTCGCATTTGAAGAGGACTTCAACCAAACGATGGCCGCTACTCTTTTGTCAGAATACGCGGGATTCTCGCCCCTTGTGAACTTTGACACGATTTCCACGTAA